The genomic region tcttttttataatatcattcaagattaatttatgaaaaattcttatttaaattagatgtggtcaaattaaattaatcgtAGAGtaagtgtaatacacttatcatgtgatttaattatttttctaaaattatacatcaattaaatcataagtatattatacttgtcACTCAATTAGTTCATGTTCGGCTgtgtaatattgtaaaatcacatattatacaaactatattacttattattttattcgtaatattattttgagtttattaCACTTACATCCGCTTTGAGAACTCTTTTTCTACACCTAATATCAATCCGTTAGAGTTTGGATTAAAAATGCCAATGCTGacaaaaaaagttacataaaattttaatttcttcccTTCATTTAACATTGTGATAATTACACTTTACTCCCTtgaggtttgatataattatacatagaccccctgagtttggaaaattacatttaacacctctgaggtttgcttccatataacaaataagtccctgtttgtcaaaattcactgaatttcttgatattaataaaaaaaaatgaacatagatTGACATATATTGACTTAtaataggtcaaataaattttttatgaccaaattattcCCATACGTCTTCATgcattaatacatgtgagaTGATATATATCCATGaagtttagttcgaaaaaattatttgacttgcaataagtcagtaataagtcaattgagagtaaatatcaatttttattcaacttttttttattaatatcaacaaattcaattaattttgactaacggatggacttatttgttagatgaaagcaaacttcaCGGGCGCTAGACATAATTTTCCAAGCCACAGGGGATCTACGCGTAATTACACGAAACCTCTggggaggagagtgtaattatctctttaatatttttctatatatttttgtacttataaagggataaatataatatacttatatgGAGTGAGGTAAATatcattattacataaaaatgttaagtgagtgataaaattaaaaatttatgtaaatttttttgctaactttAACAGTTACCCAGGTCAAGTGTAAACAGTAAATTTTTGAGGGgttgtaaatgtaattttgaaactaattCGTAAGGGaagtgtaatttcacattttcattGGGGccttaatataattaatccgaCTTTTGTAGTAGTAGTTTGTTGAGTTAACTAAGACTGGCTATACGGATTGATGGACACAGTCAGCCACAACTggcactagaaaaaatatgatttttcactataattcattagttattattgttgtcaaaagaaaaaatattgttacgatacaattAACCATGGTTCTGCAATGGCCATTAGTCGTTGTTTTTGCAACCgagactaaaatattaatcaaagcTAAAATTTcggcaaatattttagttatagTTAAAAgccatgaaaaatattaattaatcatgagaaaaataaatttttgcattaattttaattgatgttAATTAAGAGTATTgctttatcataatttttatgtccaaattatttatagtataaaaaGAACAATTCTTTATAGTGGGACAAGAGTGGAACCCAATATTAAagagttatatataattttgcctTATAATTATACCCTTGATTATGTATGTATCCGCATTTGATCCAATATGAACTTTTAgatgaaatatcaaatatatagcgaaaattataactttgatcctacttaaatttaatttggcaattaaatcctataatttaaaaaaattgacacaTGGAGCATAAAATCgttggaaaattataattttggccaGAATTTTGCATGTGCTACTCGCATGAGCCCAAATTTCATGcgaattgtatttttcaataaattttattttgaatgcaccaatattttaaagttataggacttaattatctaataaattctaataaaactaaaattgccactGCTTAATAATTATGgcataaaaaattgcaattttttccttaaatatatacttgattaaacttttatattcctaattgtaataatatgcTTTATAACCTATGTAGAGTTAGCTAATCATATGatgaatttcttaaattagttTCATTGACTTGAAAGCATCTAGTGACAACACTAATTGATGGGATATATCAGAcccaataataaaaagaacaaaataccTCTTCACTTAAGCGTTATATAGTCTTTGCTAGGGCCTATCCAACGAGCCTAATGGCTTTTTGCTTCTCAAATTCCATAAAATACGATCTGGACTAACCTCAAAACGATTTCAATCTTTGAGCCAGATCACTAACCAATGTCTTCAATTCAATGTGTTTAATACACAAATTGCGTTGACATATCAGCTCATACGTACGAACAAAATAATGACATATATTTGCTATCCAAAATGATAATGACAAGTTTTCTACTATAATCTGATAAGATAGCGGCTAATTAGACCACTGtctatgaattatttgaattttattaaggATCTACCTTTGTCTATATCATAAGTTCCTACATGAAACATGTGTTCCAGCATATAGTTCTGAATTTCTCATCCTTCCCAGGttgaaaaaagaaggaaaaaactAAGTGTACCATGGGTTCTTTGGTAAATCCTACCCTTCCCACAATACACTTTTCTGGGAAAAACTTAGAGCCTGGTTCCACAGCTTGGATGTCCACGAGTAAAGATGTTGTTCGTGCACTCGAAGACTACGGTTGTTTTGCTGCAACTTACAGCAAATTTTCCCTCGGGATGCACAAAGCAATTTTTCGTTGTTCGGAGGAGTTATTTGACCTCCCGACGAATGTAAAAGTCCAAAACACTTCAGACACGCCATCCCATGGATACGTCGGACAAGAGCCGATTATCCCTTTGTATGAAGGTCTAGGGATCGAGAATGCCACAACACGTGAAGGAGTCAAGAAGTTTACCAATCTCTTATGGCCATCTGGAAATGACCGTTTctggttctttttttttttttttttcagtacTCTATTGCGGTTTATATGACTTAATTGTAtcttcataataaaatacttcttttctttttgttggtgGGGATAGTGAGACTGCTTTAGAGTACTCGAGGCTCGTTGCAGAACTGGATCAGGTGGTGATGAGAATGGTGTCAGAGAGCTACGGCATAGAGAGTAGCTACGAGTCGTTGCTTGGGGCAACCTCGTACCTTCTTCGAATCATAAAGTATCGAAAACCAGAGAAAGGTGAAAACGGTTTGGGTATTGTCCCTCACACGGACAAAAGCTTCATGACCATTATTCACCAATGCCAGGTAAACGGCCTGGAGATTAAGACAAAAGATGGTGATTGGATAACCGTCGATCCGTCTCCCTCCTCCTTCATCGTCATGGCGGGTGATGCTTGTATGGTATATTTGCTAGCccatctgtttttttttttttaaccaaattaggtttgataatttcttttatttttttgtgtgtatgtgtgtaggGATGGACAAATGGAAGAATAGAACCTTCAATTCACAGGGTCATAATTAAGGGGAGTGAGGAAAGATACTCACTTGGGCTCTTCACATTCATAAGGGATCTCAAGATACAAGTGCCAGAGGAGCTAGTTGATGATCATCATCCTGCACAGTTCAAGCCTTTTGACCACTACAAGTTTATTCACTTTTATTACACTGAGGAGGGCAGGAAATCAAACTGTCCTCTTAGGGCTTATTGTGGAGTTTGAGGTTTCATATGTCTGCATGCACATGTTATTTTTAGGTGTGTCTGAATGTGTCATGTTTAATGATGAATTAATGAAatgttgtgtaataatttatataaataaaaacaattaaaagcTTGAAGTGTTCATCAGTGAAGTTGAAAAGACCAGGATTTGATCCTTTATTGTCCATTAAAATGAGATcgactgaattttttttaattttaattttaagtggaaaattttttatgtgtatatatcattattttgaatttaatcatCTTGTCACTTCGTTACAACATTATAACACAATATTGTTGACTTGGGCAAAAAATCATGAGCAGTTTTCACATTCACCAGCATTACTCCAAACCAGGACAAAAAGGAAATAGTGCATTTTATGTTCTTCAAGTtcgtatttttataattttgatcccattattattgattttactATATCGTACCCCATAACTTATAAAActttgcaatttaattaatattaaaaatcaacaacaatGAAACCAAATTACGGAAAGACTAACTTactaaacataaaatataattttttcagaaCAAAAAGTTTAGggacaataaaagaaattgaacagaaaggaaacaagaaaaacacacacacagtgGCGCTGTTTGGCCAGCACGGAAGTTATTGTGttagaatattaatattaaatgtccatgaatattagataaaactgtggtaaaaataattatgtgtataaaaagTGACGaattggaaataaaaatacactaattttcatttgttgaaaaaaaattataattttaatcctttaattAGGGgtgataattttggtccttttttggataatttgatcaaaaaattgtatgtgacttgcacatgatctaattaattacaattttagtccaataaatCCATTCGtgcaggaccaaaaatgacAACTCCtttaagttacaggactaaaattccAATGTCCCTTAAGTTACAggtttcaaattataatttagttgGATTATGTGCAAGTCTCATGCAGGATGAAAactgtcaaaattttaaaattacaggactaagttgcaaaaatcaattcgtgCAGAACTAAAAAAACCATCCTcataagttacaggactaaaattatattttttcttttttcgacaccagtaaaatttattttgcgATGTATCTTTAGAGGAATTCTCAGAAGCAGACATATgactattgaaaaaatatttctcgACGGAAAATCGCATTATTAGTACTATAAGTCAAGgcctttttcaaattaattccattaattatgaatttctcACATTATATCTCATACGtcaaacatattctcaattttagtcttCTCATGactttttcattcaataattgCTACAATCTCCCCAAACCCAGAAACCCTAAAAATCAACCCACCCAATTTCACATAATCTATCCTAagcaaatcaaagaaattcaTGATAAAAATCGACCTACCCAATAACTAAAAAcgagaataattttaatttataaaatataatgtgaaAATCTCGTAATAAATAGgtccaaatttaaaaagatcctaatttatgagattaaaaatataatttttctcatttttgacattaaataaatctatgtTACCCcaataattacatcaacataATATCTACATCACTGATTATGAGataaaaccaaataattttagaattttatcaGACCTTATCAGCTAGGGAAatcatattcaattaatttgcACGCCTAAATCATTGAAAAAGACAACTTATTAtagctttttattttgtggttAACAACTTATGTTAGCTTCGATAATTGATAATCTTCGTCAGTTAGGACAATTTTgcaattgattttctttttcaacttGGACAAGGACTGTTTGGATCTTCTTTCTGGCAGAATTTAAAATCGAATTTTCCAGGACGgttctcaattttatattaatttggaaattattttcgaATACATAGGTATCATGTAGATAACGGTGTTCGAGCTAAGATGGTAGGTGAAATCTTCAGatattatagtttaattttcctgtataatattaaaatgaaaatgtcaTCATCATAAGTATTgaaatcaattatttcaaaagGTACCAAAAAACATCGATCTAGCCAGGCCCTTAcgcaatatataattttgaaaatcattaaACATCCTATATGATGATCTAgcttttgagaaatatttaaattctcaaaattgttttatatgtatacGTTGCAATTTATGATAGTTTaaaattacccaaaaaaaaaaaaaaaaaaaaagcaagcTTTGGTTGTCAGTTTGAACAATAAATTCcatacattaatttatttatgtttttttataaatataatctaCGACATTTGTTCAAATTCCTCGTAactaaaaccaaaaaattaaaaaaaaaaaaaagaaagaaaaggttgTTAGAATTGGGCTTTTTGTATcttctatatttaataatagatAAGCCAACTATTTACTTAAGTAACAGCTTGTccatattattaacaaaatcgagcattaaaagaaatcaatttCGAGGTTGGACCCTCATGATTATCTGGTCACATCGACTCTCTAGTTGAAATAATGTTTTCTAATCAAATCATAGTTatcaaaataatgatatattagTTAATAAGATTTAACTCAATTGCAAAGCCGAtgttctataattttagatattatGGGTTCGAATTTCACCATGCGTGGtatgttattttattgtaaaatagGTATTTTTTTCTACTGTTATAGTATGTGTTGGCTACATTAtgattgttgttgttgttcttttagatatagatatttgatacgaatgattgtaattgatttgttttgaataataataattcttttttacctaaataaaatagatatacATCAGATCTGATTTACTCGAGGTAACTGATATTTATTGCTTTGACTCTTTAATTTCTAATCGGATATTCAATCTTGACCATAAACTAATTTGGGTGTCAGAAGGGTCTTCATCGGGACGATCCCAACAAGCCTAACGTACTTCAAGACCCctcacaaatttaaaaaaattacgtgACCAAATCTAAATCGTTGATTAAGATCACATATTTCGAATCAGATCACATATATAGTAACCATGTTCATCATTTACGtgagaaacaaaattattacaatgaAGTAAAAATACTTGTCACTTGTCATGTACCTATAATTACtgataatatcaatattttctattgactttttgtcaactttttcttgttttttactAGGAAGTGGATATCTTCAGACGTAGGCCtttgatttagaaatatacAAAGTACTCACGCAAGAATCAATTTAGGAAAAATCGTAATTTTTAGTACTATGAATATATgagtgataatttttatttctgtacaaatttattttgcttaTTTATTCGGatattaaagggaaaaatgattaaaaatgtGCACCCAATTAAGTTAGAATGTGCATTCACATACACTTATTCAATAATTGTAACAAATTCagctattaatttttgttcttaatgtggtgaatttttaaagttatagtaTACAATtgccaaaataaatttatacaggattaaaattgccaaGTCCACATTTACAAGATCGAGAATTTTGCCGACCAATTCAAGAAgacttaaatgcatttttgatCGCGTAATTTAAGTaatgcataaatttattttgataattttatcatgttaTTCAGGATAAACATATGTAACctgaatttgctaaaataACCCAAAGAAATGCAGCGAGTTAAGTTAGTTTCGTGCACTTTTTCGGTCATTGTAGCAAATTCgtgttattttttagtttaatatgcaaaatttttaaaattacactataaaattgcaaagataaaattaaattaattgccAATTCTATGCTTAGAGGAGTGAAGTTACAATTTTCTCAACAACTTTGATAAGGTCGAAAGACCTTCCCTACAAATAGCTGGAAACACTTGCAAAACAAAAGAGCACTACagaaaccaaaagaaaatatgggTTCTGAAAGCTGCATGAAGCTCCCAGTCATAGATTTCTCCAACTTGAAACAAGACAGTAGAACTCCAACATGGGAATCCACGAAAACCCAGGTCCGGGCAGCCCTGGAAGAATACGGCTGCTTTGAGGCTGTATTCGATCAGATTCCTCCTACTCTCCGACAATCGACAATCGATGGAATAAAACAGCTCTTTGATCTCCCTTTACAGACCAAACTACGAAACAGGTCCAACAAGCCTTACCATGGCTACGTTGGCCAATATCCCATTGTTCCGCTGTACGAGAGCTTGGGAATTGAAGATGCTCTCTCCCCTGCAAAAGTCGACAGCTTCTCAAATCTCATGTGGCCTGAAGACGGCAATCCCACTTTTAGGTACGACAAAATCTTCGTTTCAAATGtcgaatttaatttttgattacAATTTCTCTATTTAATCCTGCATTGCATTCATGTgtgtaaaaaatcatattatttattatttaagtaaaaattttaGGATCAAATGCATATTTTGTCTCGTAATTTAAGTTATCCAGTGTTTTCatcctttaactttttaggaTAACATTTGGTCCtgcatatttttaatttaaagatttcAGTCCTTTTGTTCATCAGAATTTACCTCCACCGGCAAAACTCGAGcgaataaaaaaaacacaaagtttaagaaaattaaaaggatgCAAGAGCAAACtgttactttaaaaaaaaattaaagaataaaaataa from Sesamum indicum cultivar Zhongzhi No. 13 linkage group LG3, S_indicum_v1.0, whole genome shotgun sequence harbors:
- the LOC105157562 gene encoding probable 2-oxoglutarate-dependent dioxygenase AOP1 isoform X1, which translates into the protein MGSLVNPTLPTIHFSGKNLEPGSTAWMSTSKDVVRALEDYGCFAATYSKFSLGMHKAIFRCSEELFDLPTNVKVQNTSDTPSHGYVGQEPIIPLYEGLGIENATTREGVKKFTNLLWPSGNDRFCETALEYSRLVAELDQVVMRMVSESYGIESSYESLLGATSYLLRIIKYRKPEKGENGLGIVPHTDKSFMTIIHQCQVNGLEIKTKDGDWITVDPSPSSFIVMAGDACMGWTNGRIEPSIHRVIIKGSEERYSLGLFTFIRDLKIQVPEELVDDHHPAQFKPFDHYKFIHFYYTEEGRKSNCPLRAYCGV
- the LOC105157562 gene encoding probable 2-oxoglutarate-dependent dioxygenase AOP1 isoform X2; this translates as MGSLVNPTLPTIHFSGKNLEPGSTAWMSTSKDVVRALEDYGCFAATYSKFSLGMHKAIFRCSEELFDLPTNVKVQNTSDTPSHGYVGQEPIIPLYEGLGIENATTREGVKKFTNLLWPSGNDRFCETALEYSRLVAELDQVVMRMVSESYGIESSYESLLGATSYLLRIIKYRKPEKGENGLGIVPHTDKSFMTIIHQCQVNGLEIKTKDGDWITVDPSPSSFIVMAGDAWMDKWKNRTFNSQGHN